From the genome of Azospirillum brasilense, one region includes:
- a CDS encoding creatininase family protein, translating to MQLLLSTWAEAEAYLKTSKGIILPIGSTEQHGPNGLIGTDAICAEVVARGVGDATGAMVGPTIPVGMAVHHMDFAGSMTLKPSTLIALLRDYVMSLAEHGFERFFFINGHGGNVASVRAAFYEIYAENRALRGRQAPELRCTLVNWWENQEIGRLSRELFGGKEGSHATPSEVSLTQYAYPESIKTAAMDPETASPGGFYDARDFRRRHPDGRIGSAPGLATPEHGKRLFDTAVEAISRQYGAFLAEA from the coding sequence GTGCAGCTTCTTCTCAGCACCTGGGCCGAGGCCGAGGCTTACCTGAAGACCTCCAAGGGCATCATCCTGCCCATCGGCTCCACCGAGCAGCATGGGCCGAACGGCCTGATCGGCACCGACGCCATCTGCGCCGAAGTTGTGGCCCGCGGCGTCGGCGACGCCACCGGGGCCATGGTCGGGCCGACCATCCCGGTGGGCATGGCCGTGCATCACATGGACTTCGCCGGCTCGATGACGCTGAAGCCCTCCACCTTGATCGCCCTGCTGCGCGACTATGTGATGTCGCTGGCCGAGCATGGGTTCGAGCGCTTCTTCTTTATCAACGGCCATGGCGGCAACGTCGCGTCGGTCCGCGCCGCCTTCTATGAGATCTACGCGGAGAACCGCGCCCTGCGCGGCCGGCAGGCGCCGGAACTGCGCTGCACCCTGGTCAACTGGTGGGAGAACCAGGAGATCGGCCGCCTGTCGCGGGAGCTGTTCGGCGGCAAGGAGGGCTCCCACGCCACGCCCAGCGAGGTGTCGCTGACCCAGTACGCCTATCCCGAGTCGATCAAGACGGCGGCGATGGACCCGGAGACCGCGTCGCCCGGCGGCTTCTACGACGCCCGTGATTTCCGGCGCCGCCACCCGGACGGGCGCATCGGCTCCGCCCCCGGCCTTGCCACGCCGGAGCACGGCAAGCGGCTGTTCGACACGGCGGTGGAGGCGATTTCCCGACAGTACGGCGCCTTCCTGGCGGAGGCGTGA
- a CDS encoding ferritin-like domain-containing protein, translating into MANTTKETLIDWLRDAHAMESQAVEMLERQAERIKNYPDVLAKVQEHIEVSNRQADRLKQCLQRLGTDTSAIKTGVAMLIGNAQSLSGVVASDEIVKASIFDYSFEHFEIANYRALISAAEQAGEPEIARMLQPSLDEELEMAAWLEQRLPQLTKTYLERRETAGTAEAKR; encoded by the coding sequence GTGGCCAACACCACCAAGGAAACCCTGATCGACTGGCTCCGCGACGCCCACGCCATGGAGAGCCAGGCCGTCGAGATGCTGGAGCGGCAGGCGGAGCGCATCAAGAACTACCCGGACGTCCTCGCCAAGGTGCAGGAGCACATCGAGGTGTCGAACCGGCAGGCCGACCGGCTGAAGCAGTGCCTGCAGCGTCTGGGCACCGACACCTCGGCCATCAAGACCGGCGTCGCCATGCTGATCGGCAACGCCCAGTCGCTGTCCGGTGTGGTGGCGTCCGACGAGATCGTGAAGGCGTCGATCTTCGACTATTCCTTCGAGCATTTCGAGATCGCCAACTACCGCGCCCTGATCTCCGCCGCGGAGCAGGCCGGGGAGCCGGAGATCGCCCGCATGCTGCAGCCCAGCCTGGACGAGGAGTTGGAGATGGCGGCGTGGCTGGAACAGCGCCTGCCGCAGCTCACCAAGACCTATCTGGAGCGCCGGGAAACCGCCGGCACCGCCGAAGCGAAGCGCTGA
- a CDS encoding 2-oxoacid:ferredoxin oxidoreductase subunit beta: protein MDTHLTDDVVGPLPGDYKSDVKPIWCPGCGDYSVLAGITRAMANMGLERHDTVVVSGIGCSSRIPAYTSVYGYHTVHGRSLAVASGVKLARPELNVLIFGGDGDGFSIGGNHFLHACRRNVDMTYIVMDNQVYGMTKGQASPTTEADWCESKLTPEGPGVNPIQPVALALACGANFVARGFSNNPNEVARLIVEGVKHPGFSVIHILSPCVTFRPEQRGWKSTVHPYGREPTDDPNEAMRAVLEDDGFGLGIFLAGNRRPFQPGSTATHSIAQIEEGFAV, encoded by the coding sequence ATGGATACCCATCTGACCGACGATGTCGTGGGCCCGCTGCCCGGCGACTACAAGTCCGACGTGAAGCCCATCTGGTGCCCCGGCTGCGGCGACTATTCCGTGCTGGCCGGCATCACCCGCGCCATGGCGAACATGGGGCTGGAGCGTCACGACACCGTCGTGGTGTCGGGCATCGGCTGCTCGTCGCGCATCCCCGCCTACACCAGCGTCTACGGCTACCACACGGTGCATGGCCGCTCGCTGGCCGTGGCCTCCGGCGTCAAGCTGGCGCGGCCGGAGCTGAACGTGCTGATCTTCGGCGGCGACGGCGACGGCTTCTCGATCGGCGGCAACCACTTCCTGCACGCCTGCCGCCGCAACGTCGACATGACCTACATCGTCATGGACAATCAGGTCTACGGCATGACCAAGGGCCAGGCCTCGCCGACCACCGAGGCCGACTGGTGCGAGTCGAAGCTGACCCCGGAAGGGCCGGGCGTCAACCCGATCCAGCCGGTCGCCCTGGCGCTGGCCTGCGGCGCGAACTTCGTCGCCCGCGGCTTCTCCAACAACCCGAACGAGGTTGCCCGCCTGATCGTGGAAGGCGTGAAGCACCCCGGCTTCTCGGTCATCCATATCCTGTCCCCCTGCGTCACCTTCCGCCCCGAGCAGCGCGGCTGGAAGAGCACGGTCCATCCCTACGGCCGCGAGCCGACGGACGACCCGAACGAGGCGATGCGCGCCGTCCTTGAGGACGACGGGTTCGGCCTCGGCATCTTCCTCGCCGGCAACCGCCGTCCGTTCCAGCCGGGATCGACGGCCACCCACAGCATCGCCCAGATCGAAGAGGGGTTCGCGGTATGA
- a CDS encoding DUF1289 domain-containing protein: MTTGTSDTAPAVPVPSPCVSVCKLTADRAYCIGCLRTLEEIRGWKHMDADQKRALLAELENRQAAAAE, from the coding sequence ATGACCACCGGAACCTCCGACACCGCGCCCGCTGTCCCCGTCCCGTCCCCCTGCGTCAGCGTGTGCAAGCTGACCGCCGACCGCGCCTATTGCATCGGCTGCCTGCGCACGCTGGAGGAAATCCGCGGCTGGAAGCACATGGACGCCGACCAGAAGCGCGCCCTGCTGGCCGAACTGGAGAACCGGCAGGCCGCCGCCGCGGAGTGA
- a CDS encoding ABC transporter permease: protein MTGFVRRLKRLPVSLLLGGLLTALMVGAALLSLAWTPFPAEQVRVVARLRPPGPVHWLGTDHFGRDVLSMILVGARNSLAVGAAAVALGALLGVPLGLAASAWGRWGDEAVARLGDLLFAFPAVLTAILLTAALGAGAVNVVLALGLFNAAVFARVARGAALAVWRRDFVRAALALGRGPLSVTLVHVLPNIAGVVIVQGTVLFAVAVLNEAALSYLGLGIQPPSPSWGKMLGDAQTFLFTSPLQAIFPGAAIAVTVLGLNLLGDGLRDALDPRHRSAGLL from the coding sequence ATGACGGGGTTCGTGAGACGGCTGAAACGCCTGCCGGTCAGCCTGCTGCTGGGCGGGCTGCTCACCGCGCTGATGGTCGGGGCGGCGCTGCTGTCGCTGGCCTGGACGCCCTTTCCGGCGGAGCAGGTGCGGGTGGTCGCCCGGCTGCGCCCGCCGGGGCCGGTCCACTGGCTGGGCACCGACCATTTCGGGCGCGACGTGCTGTCGATGATCCTGGTCGGCGCCCGCAACTCGCTGGCCGTCGGGGCGGCGGCGGTGGCGCTGGGTGCCCTGCTGGGCGTGCCGCTGGGGCTGGCCGCCTCCGCCTGGGGGCGCTGGGGAGACGAGGCGGTGGCCCGGCTGGGCGACCTGCTGTTCGCCTTTCCCGCGGTGCTGACGGCGATCCTGCTGACGGCTGCGCTGGGGGCAGGGGCGGTGAACGTCGTGCTGGCGCTCGGCCTGTTCAACGCCGCGGTCTTCGCGCGGGTGGCGCGCGGGGCGGCGCTGGCCGTCTGGCGGCGGGACTTCGTGCGCGCGGCGCTGGCGCTGGGGCGCGGGCCGCTGTCGGTGACGCTGGTGCATGTGCTGCCCAACATCGCCGGGGTGGTCATCGTCCAGGGGACGGTGCTGTTCGCTGTGGCGGTGCTGAACGAGGCGGCGCTGAGCTATCTGGGGCTGGGCATCCAGCCGCCGTCGCCGTCCTGGGGCAAGATGCTGGGCGACGCGCAGACCTTCCTGTTCACCTCCCCCCTCCAGGCGATCTTTCCCGGGGCGGCCATTGCCGTGACCGTGCTGGGGCTGAACCTGCTGGGCGACGGCCTGCGCGACGCGCTGGACCCGCGCCACCGCTCGGCGGGGCTGCTGTAG
- a CDS encoding YgjV family protein, which produces MVFLLHYLPSLSLVAVSGLAGLALGVLSTLLQDRRAILTAQAGAGALFVVHFFALGAHTGMLMCALGLVQMAAAYPERRPRWLGVLFALTVPAALAVAAATWQGPMSALSAAGFILGTIGRWQSTVGRMRMFFLSSTVVGAGHNALAGSAFGLASDAMTLSGHLLSLWRARPAVRRQSALAVH; this is translated from the coding sequence ATGGTTTTCCTGTTGCACTACCTGCCGTCCCTGTCGCTGGTCGCGGTGAGCGGGCTTGCCGGTCTGGCGTTGGGCGTGCTGTCCACGCTGCTGCAGGACCGGCGGGCGATCCTGACCGCGCAGGCCGGGGCCGGCGCGTTGTTCGTCGTCCACTTCTTCGCTCTGGGTGCCCATACGGGGATGCTGATGTGCGCGCTCGGCCTCGTGCAGATGGCCGCCGCCTATCCGGAACGGCGTCCGCGCTGGCTGGGCGTGCTGTTCGCACTGACCGTCCCGGCGGCACTGGCCGTCGCGGCGGCGACGTGGCAGGGGCCGATGTCCGCCCTGTCGGCGGCAGGCTTCATCCTGGGAACCATCGGGCGCTGGCAGAGCACGGTCGGGCGGATGCGGATGTTCTTCCTGTCCTCGACGGTGGTCGGGGCCGGCCACAACGCGCTGGCCGGCTCGGCCTTCGGGCTGGCGTCGGACGCGATGACGTTGTCCGGCCATCTGCTCAGCCTGTGGCGCGCCCGCCCGGCGGTGCGCCGGCAATCGGCGCTGGCTGTGCATTGA
- a CDS encoding ferritin-like domain-containing protein translates to MKTKVLNGAANVGLFLAHALALEIEAAERYTELADSMEAHNNVEVAKLFRDLSTYSAKHAEEVKQIAREHGALPKVAPWEFQWDATTESPEAAAFENAHYLMKPHHALKMALLSEHQGNNYYASVAAETKDPEVARLAREFAEEEAGHVALVRKWLERYPAPKDDWSDDPDPPNISD, encoded by the coding sequence ATGAAGACGAAAGTCCTGAACGGGGCCGCCAACGTCGGTCTGTTCCTGGCCCACGCGCTGGCGCTGGAGATCGAGGCGGCGGAGCGCTACACCGAACTGGCCGACAGCATGGAGGCCCACAACAATGTGGAGGTCGCCAAGCTGTTCCGTGATCTGTCCACCTACTCGGCCAAGCATGCCGAAGAGGTGAAGCAGATCGCCAGGGAGCACGGCGCGCTGCCCAAGGTCGCCCCCTGGGAGTTCCAGTGGGACGCCACCACGGAGTCGCCTGAAGCCGCGGCTTTCGAGAACGCCCATTATCTGATGAAGCCGCACCACGCGCTGAAGATGGCGCTGCTGAGCGAGCATCAGGGCAACAACTATTACGCCTCGGTCGCCGCCGAGACGAAGGACCCGGAGGTTGCCCGCCTCGCCCGCGAGTTCGCGGAGGAGGAGGCCGGCCACGTCGCCCTGGTCCGCAAGTGGCTGGAGCGCTACCCGGCTCCGAAGGACGACTGGTCGGACGATCCCGACCCGCCCAACATCTCCGACTAA
- a CDS encoding ABC transporter substrate-binding protein: MPNRQRRAALAITMGAILALAGALAAGPVLAQGAPRTDLARTDLVVGMRLEPPHLDPTAGAAAAIDEVTYANLFEPLTRIDAEGKVVPGLAEKWEVSADGLTYTFHLRKGAKFHDGTDADSADVKFSLDRARGADSVNAQKGYFAAIAGVEAPDAGTVVVTLSRPDGLFLFHMASGDAAIVAPESAGANKQTPVGTGPFKFERWVAGDRVVLVRNPDYDGPKPALERVTFRFISDPAAQVAALKAGDIDSFPQFDTYEALPQFRDDGGFTVMVGTTEGETILGTNNARKPFDDLRVRRAMAHAIDRKTLIDGVLFGNGAAIGSHFPPHRAGYVDLTGLYPYDPDKAKALLAEAGLPDGFATTLRLPPPIYARRSGELIAAMLAEVGIRVTVEPMEWAPWLEKVFKGKDYDLTLIAHTEPLDIDIYGRPDYYFNYQSERFNAVGAELDRTQDNAKRNALYGEQQRILAEDAVNGFLFMLPSATVQKSAVQGMWVNRPIQANDVTGVRWK; encoded by the coding sequence ATGCCGAACCGCCAGAGGCGCGCCGCGCTCGCCATCACCATGGGAGCGATCCTCGCGCTGGCCGGCGCGCTGGCCGCCGGTCCGGTCCTCGCGCAGGGGGCCCCCCGCACCGATCTGGCCCGCACGGATTTGGTGGTCGGGATGCGGCTGGAGCCGCCGCACCTCGACCCCACGGCGGGGGCGGCCGCGGCCATCGACGAGGTGACCTACGCCAACCTGTTCGAGCCGCTGACCCGCATCGACGCCGAAGGCAAGGTGGTGCCGGGCCTCGCCGAGAAGTGGGAGGTGTCGGCGGACGGGCTGACCTACACCTTCCACCTGCGCAAGGGGGCGAAGTTCCACGACGGCACCGACGCCGATTCGGCGGACGTGAAGTTCTCGCTGGACCGTGCGCGGGGCGCCGACTCGGTCAACGCGCAGAAGGGCTATTTCGCCGCCATCGCCGGGGTGGAGGCGCCCGATGCGGGGACCGTGGTGGTCACCCTGTCGCGGCCGGACGGGCTGTTCCTCTTCCACATGGCGTCGGGTGACGCCGCCATCGTCGCGCCGGAGTCGGCGGGCGCCAACAAGCAGACCCCGGTCGGCACCGGCCCCTTCAAGTTCGAGCGCTGGGTGGCCGGTGACCGGGTGGTGCTGGTGCGCAACCCCGACTATGACGGGCCGAAGCCGGCGCTGGAGCGCGTGACCTTCCGCTTCATCAGCGATCCGGCGGCGCAGGTCGCCGCGCTGAAGGCCGGCGACATCGACAGCTTCCCGCAGTTCGACACCTACGAGGCGCTGCCCCAGTTCCGCGACGACGGGGGCTTCACCGTCATGGTCGGCACGACGGAGGGGGAGACGATCCTCGGCACCAACAACGCCCGCAAGCCCTTCGACGACCTGCGGGTGCGCCGGGCGATGGCCCACGCCATCGACCGCAAGACGCTGATCGACGGCGTGCTGTTCGGCAACGGCGCGGCCATCGGCAGCCATTTCCCGCCGCACCGCGCCGGCTATGTCGACCTGACCGGCCTCTACCCCTACGACCCGGACAAGGCCAAGGCGCTGCTCGCCGAGGCCGGCCTTCCGGACGGGTTCGCGACGACGTTGCGCCTGCCGCCGCCGATCTACGCCCGCCGCTCCGGCGAGCTGATCGCCGCCATGCTGGCCGAGGTCGGCATCCGCGTGACGGTCGAGCCGATGGAGTGGGCGCCCTGGCTGGAAAAGGTGTTCAAGGGCAAGGATTACGACCTGACCCTGATCGCCCACACGGAGCCGCTGGACATCGACATCTACGGTCGCCCCGACTACTACTTCAATTACCAAAGCGAGCGCTTCAACGCCGTGGGGGCGGAACTGGACCGCACGCAGGACAATGCCAAGCGCAACGCCCTCTACGGCGAGCAGCAGCGCATCCTGGCCGAGGACGCGGTTAACGGCTTCCTCTTCATGCTGCCCTCGGCCACCGTGCAGAAGTCGGCGGTGCAGGGCATGTGGGTCAACCGCCCGATCCAGGCCAACGACGTGACGGGCGTCCGGTGGAAGTGA
- the gpt gene encoding xanthine phosphoribosyltransferase has translation MPEAVPFNKHFPVSWEELHRNAKALAWRLIDKGPWKGIIAITRGGLVPAAIIARELELRMIDTVCVSSYDHQNQREAMVLKGVEGANAGDGEGWLIIDDLVDTGKTAVVVRKMLPKAHFATVYAKPLGRPLVDTFITEVSQDTWIHFPWDIELQFSQPIAKQHRGA, from the coding sequence GTGCCAGAAGCCGTTCCGTTCAACAAGCACTTCCCGGTGTCGTGGGAGGAGCTTCACCGCAACGCCAAGGCGTTGGCCTGGCGCCTGATCGACAAGGGTCCGTGGAAGGGCATCATCGCCATCACCCGCGGCGGTCTCGTCCCGGCGGCGATCATCGCGCGCGAGCTGGAATTGCGCATGATCGACACCGTCTGCGTCTCCAGCTACGACCACCAGAACCAGCGCGAGGCGATGGTGCTGAAGGGCGTGGAGGGCGCCAACGCCGGGGACGGCGAAGGCTGGCTGATCATCGACGATCTGGTCGACACCGGGAAGACCGCGGTGGTCGTGCGCAAGATGCTGCCCAAGGCGCATTTCGCCACCGTCTACGCCAAGCCGCTGGGGCGTCCGCTGGTCGACACCTTCATCACCGAGGTGAGCCAGGACACCTGGATCCACTTCCCCTGGGACATCGAGCTGCAATTCTCCCAGCCAATCGCCAAGCAGCACCGCGGCGCGTGA
- a CDS encoding ABC transporter permease, whose product MLAFLVRRLLTLALTAWLATLVVFAVLEAIPGDPALVMLGTSAQPEAVAALRAQMGLDRPWPFRYAGWVGGMLHGDFGTSLTYARPVAGLVADRLAITLPLAGLALVLSAGIAIPLGLFAAGRQGRAGDWAVMAFGQMGIAVPSFWFAILLILLFSVRLGWFSAGGFPGWEAGAGPALKALLLPAVALALPEAAILARITRTAALDTLREEYVRTAVAKGLPRRVVLRRHVLPNALIPVATILGLQFSFLVAGAVVVENVFTLPGLGRLLYQAIGQHDLIVVQSVVVLLAVTVVAVNALVDIACAAIDPRPRVTA is encoded by the coding sequence GTGCTCGCCTTCCTGGTGCGCCGTCTGCTCACCCTGGCGCTGACGGCGTGGCTGGCCACGCTGGTGGTCTTCGCCGTGCTGGAGGCGATCCCCGGCGACCCCGCCCTGGTGATGCTGGGCACCAGCGCGCAGCCGGAGGCGGTGGCCGCCCTGCGCGCCCAGATGGGGCTCGACCGCCCCTGGCCCTTCCGCTACGCCGGTTGGGTGGGCGGCATGCTGCACGGCGATTTCGGCACCAGCCTGACCTACGCGCGCCCGGTCGCCGGGCTGGTCGCCGACCGGCTGGCCATCACCCTGCCGCTGGCCGGGCTGGCACTGGTCCTCTCGGCGGGCATCGCCATCCCGCTCGGCCTGTTCGCCGCCGGGCGGCAGGGGCGGGCGGGGGACTGGGCGGTCATGGCCTTCGGGCAGATGGGCATCGCGGTGCCCAGCTTCTGGTTCGCCATCCTGTTGATTCTGCTGTTCTCCGTGCGGCTGGGCTGGTTCTCCGCCGGCGGCTTTCCGGGGTGGGAGGCCGGGGCGGGGCCGGCGCTGAAGGCGCTGCTGCTGCCCGCCGTGGCGCTGGCCCTGCCGGAGGCGGCGATCCTGGCGCGCATCACCCGCACGGCGGCGCTCGACACGCTGCGCGAGGAGTATGTGCGCACGGCGGTCGCCAAGGGCCTGCCGCGCCGGGTGGTCCTGCGGCGCCATGTGCTGCCCAACGCGCTGATCCCCGTCGCCACCATACTCGGCCTGCAATTCTCCTTTCTGGTCGCGGGAGCGGTGGTGGTGGAGAACGTCTTCACCTTGCCGGGGCTGGGCCGGCTGCTCTATCAAGCCATCGGCCAGCACGACCTGATCGTGGTGCAGAGCGTCGTCGTGCTGCTGGCGGTAACGGTCGTGGCGGTCAACGCCCTGGTGGACATCGCCTGCGCGGCCATCGACCCGCGCCCGCGGGTGACGGCATGA
- a CDS encoding PA2169 family four-helix-bundle protein, with product MSANEPAMMGKDQIVDTLNDLIRIVEDSHEAYRQAAEALEDEDLKALFNDLAAQRGAIVREVQRLVAEQGGAPDMGGTVMGGAHRFFLELKTNVLGHDREAILAEVQRGEGECVRAYEEALAKELPLPITAVAVQHLDRIRADRDRMTLLRGAAA from the coding sequence ATGTCGGCAAATGAACCGGCCATGATGGGAAAAGACCAGATCGTCGACACCCTCAACGATCTGATCCGCATCGTCGAGGACAGCCACGAAGCCTATCGTCAGGCCGCGGAAGCCTTGGAGGACGAGGATCTGAAGGCCCTGTTCAACGATCTGGCGGCCCAGCGCGGCGCCATCGTGCGCGAGGTGCAGCGCCTCGTCGCCGAGCAGGGCGGGGCGCCGGACATGGGCGGCACCGTGATGGGCGGCGCGCACCGCTTCTTTTTGGAACTCAAGACCAATGTGCTGGGCCACGACCGCGAGGCGATCCTGGCCGAGGTGCAGCGCGGCGAGGGCGAATGCGTCCGTGCCTACGAGGAGGCCTTGGCCAAGGAACTGCCCCTGCCGATCACTGCCGTGGCGGTGCAGCATCTCGACCGCATCCGCGCCGACCGCGACCGCATGACCCTGCTGCGCGGCGCCGCGGCCTGA
- a CDS encoding 2-oxoacid:acceptor oxidoreductase subunit alpha: MTVDSVTIALVGSGGAGAMTAGQMLLDAAANVGWYGLMSRSTGPQIRGGEAAALVRLSPTPVHGPGDRFDIIIAFDWQNVERFAAELPLSEKSVIITDPSQGEVPAVLAASGAKQVELPIKELAGRIPGGRVNMVGLGAVAAIVGLPRAGIDAVIQKALGKKGDAAIQASNAGIDAGSKEAAGWNLGLELAAPNKEGATRWNISGNEAAGLGALKGGVKFCAAYPITPATEILEWLAPNLAKTGGKLVQAEDELASIAMCLGASFSGVPSITATAGPGLSLMTECIGLGVASETPVVIVDVQRGGPSTGIPTKSEQSDLNIAVYGLHGDAPHLVVGPTSIGDCLFTTQWAVHLAEALQTPAIVLSDQAMGQSRAIVDKPADAPHKANRLLATDLGGEGKYKRYADTESGVSPAAIPGMPGGEHTADGLEHAENALPSSQASDHQKQLDKRLRKLTSHDYGDAWADIEGEGEIAVVTWGSATGPSREAVRRLEAAGTKARLVAIRLISPVQPAKLAAALDGVSKVLVVEQTHGAQFHKFLRGHYDLPGKVSVFSRPGPLPIRAREVHETLLSLI, translated from the coding sequence ATGACAGTGGACTCGGTCACGATTGCCCTGGTGGGCAGCGGTGGCGCCGGCGCGATGACCGCCGGACAGATGCTGCTGGATGCCGCCGCCAACGTGGGATGGTACGGATTGATGTCGCGGTCCACCGGCCCGCAGATCCGTGGCGGCGAGGCCGCCGCCCTCGTTCGCCTGTCGCCGACACCCGTTCACGGTCCGGGGGACCGTTTCGACATCATCATCGCCTTCGACTGGCAGAATGTGGAGCGCTTCGCGGCCGAGCTTCCCCTGTCGGAGAAGAGCGTCATCATCACCGACCCCAGCCAGGGCGAGGTGCCCGCGGTCCTGGCCGCCAGCGGCGCCAAACAGGTCGAGCTGCCGATCAAGGAGCTGGCCGGGCGCATCCCCGGCGGGCGCGTCAACATGGTGGGGCTGGGCGCCGTTGCGGCGATCGTCGGCCTGCCGCGCGCCGGCATCGACGCGGTGATCCAGAAGGCGCTGGGCAAGAAGGGCGACGCCGCCATCCAGGCGTCCAACGCCGGCATCGACGCCGGATCCAAGGAGGCCGCCGGCTGGAACCTCGGCCTGGAGCTGGCCGCCCCCAACAAGGAGGGCGCCACCCGCTGGAACATCTCCGGCAACGAGGCCGCCGGGCTGGGCGCGCTGAAGGGCGGGGTGAAGTTCTGCGCCGCCTACCCGATCACCCCCGCGACCGAGATCCTGGAATGGCTGGCCCCCAACCTCGCCAAGACCGGCGGCAAGCTGGTCCAGGCGGAGGATGAGCTGGCCTCCATCGCCATGTGCCTGGGCGCCTCCTTCAGCGGCGTGCCCTCGATCACCGCGACCGCCGGTCCCGGCCTGTCGCTGATGACCGAATGCATCGGCCTGGGTGTGGCCTCCGAAACCCCGGTGGTGATCGTCGACGTGCAGCGCGGCGGCCCGTCCACCGGCATCCCGACCAAGTCCGAACAGTCCGACCTGAACATCGCCGTCTACGGCCTCCACGGCGACGCCCCGCATCTGGTGGTCGGCCCGACCTCCATCGGCGACTGCCTGTTCACCACCCAGTGGGCGGTGCATCTGGCCGAGGCCCTGCAGACCCCGGCGATCGTGCTGTCCGATCAGGCGATGGGCCAGTCCCGCGCCATCGTCGACAAGCCGGCCGACGCCCCCCACAAGGCCAACCGTCTGCTGGCGACCGATCTCGGCGGCGAGGGCAAGTACAAGCGCTACGCCGATACCGAATCGGGCGTCTCCCCCGCCGCCATCCCCGGCATGCCGGGCGGCGAGCACACCGCCGACGGACTGGAGCATGCGGAGAACGCCCTGCCCTCCTCGCAGGCGTCCGATCACCAGAAGCAGCTCGACAAGCGCCTGCGCAAGCTGACCTCCCACGACTACGGCGACGCCTGGGCCGACATCGAGGGCGAGGGCGAGATCGCCGTCGTCACCTGGGGCTCCGCCACCGGCCCGTCGCGCGAGGCGGTGCGCCGGCTGGAGGCCGCCGGCACCAAGGCCCGGCTGGTCGCCATCCGCCTGATCTCCCCGGTCCAGCCGGCCAAGCTGGCCGCGGCGCTGGACGGCGTCTCCAAGGTCCTGGTCGTCGAGCAGACGCACGGCGCCCAGTTCCACAAGTTCCTCCGCGGGCATTACGACCTGCCGGGCAAGGTGTCGGTGTTCAGCCGCCCCGGCCCGCTGCCGATCCGCGCCCGTGAGGTTCACGAGACGCTTCTTTCCCTGATCTGA